In Janibacter cremeus, a genomic segment contains:
- the tpx gene encoding thiol peroxidase: MATTAFKGNPVNTVGELPAAGANAPAFDLVGEGLSALTSADVSGRVVLNIFPSIDTGVCAASVRKFNELAASIDNTTVVNVSKDLPFAQARFCGAEGIEDVKVGSAFRSSFGEDYGVTMDDGPMAGLLARSVVVLDADGAVIHTELVPEITQEPDYDAAVKALG; encoded by the coding sequence ATGGCTACCACTGCATTCAAGGGCAACCCCGTCAACACCGTCGGCGAGCTGCCGGCCGCCGGCGCCAACGCTCCGGCCTTCGACCTCGTCGGCGAGGGCCTGTCCGCGCTGACGAGCGCCGACGTGTCCGGCCGCGTCGTCCTCAACATCTTCCCGAGCATCGACACCGGCGTCTGCGCTGCGAGCGTGCGCAAGTTCAACGAGCTCGCCGCGTCCATCGACAACACGACCGTCGTCAACGTCTCGAAGGACCTCCCCTTCGCACAGGCCCGGTTCTGCGGCGCCGAGGGCATCGAGGATGTCAAGGTCGGTTCGGCCTTCCGCTCCTCCTTCGGTGAGGACTACGGCGTGACCATGGACGACGGGCCGATGGCGGGCCTGCTCGCGCGCTCGGTCGTCGTGCTCGACGCCGACGGCGCGGTCATCCACACCGAGCTCGTCCCCGAGATCACCCAGGAGCCGGACTACGACGCCGCCGTCAAGGCGCTCGGCTGA